TCTCGTCGAGCGGCGCGAGCAGTCGAGACAGACCGGTCGTGTTACAGGAGACGGTCCGGACGAACTGCGCGCCGGTCGCCTCGTCGTAGTTGGCGCGCGCGTTGAAGCTCACGTCCGCGACGTCGGCGTCTTCGCCGCCCTGGAAGATTGCCGGCGTGTCGTGGCGCTCGTACAGTTCGCGGTTCTGCGCGCCGATTCCGGAGGGAGTGGTGTCGACGACGACGTCGCTCTCGGCAACCAGGTCGTCGACCACGCCAGCGAGGGGAACGCCCGCGTCGTCGAACTGGTCGACGCGCTCGGGTAGCGCGGCGTAGAGGGAGTACCCGTTTCTGACTGCTGTCTCGGCTTCGAAGTTCGGCCGCGTCTTCGCCACCCCGACGAGTTCCATGTCGGGTTGGGCGCAGACGGCGTCTGCGACGCGTTTGCCGATTGTTCCGTAGCCATTGACGCCCACCTTGAGCATACTCGCGTCTGCTACCGGCAAGGACATAGTTATTTCGAAGATTAACACCAAGAAATTAACTCCAAGGCGAGTAACCATGTTTCGGTTTCAGCCCCCCGAAAGTCGGAATATCCGGTGTTGTAGGCGAAAAGAAGGCGAGGAAATTCGGCCGCCGACCGACCGCGAGCACGCGATGTGGCAAAGCCTAACCCGACGCCGGACGGCATCTCGGATATGACCGACCGCAACTCCGACGAACTCCGCGCGGCGGCGGAGACGGCGCTCAAACAGTGTCTGCGTCTCCAGCCCGACGAGTCCTGTGCAGTGATCACAGACGACAAGCGAGTGCCTATCGGCGAAGCGTTGTACGGCGTCGCGAGCGAGATTTCTGACGACGCCGCACTCGTTCGGTATCCACCGGGACCGCAACACGGCGCAGAGCCGCCGGCGCCTGTGGCGGCTGCGATGCGCGACGCCGACGTGTTCATCGCGCCGACGACGAAGAGCCTGAGCCACACTCGCGCGCGGAGCGAGGCATGCGACGCCGGCGCGCGCGGCGCGACGATGCCGGGAATCACCGAGGAGGTGATGCTCGCGGGTCTCGACGCCGACTACGAGGCCATCGCGCGCCACAGCCTCACCGTTCTCGAACAGGTCGTCGACGCCGACGAGGTTCGCGTGACGACGCCGAAGGGCACCGACATCACGTTCGTCCCCGGCGACCGCGAGTGGCTCTCGGATACCGGGATGGTCCACGACTCGGGGCAGTTTTCGAACCTCCCGGCGGGAGAAGTGTTCGTCAGCCCCGAGACCGTCGACGGCACGTACGTCGTCGACGGGACGATGATGCCGTACGGACTGCTTGACGAAGGGCGAGAACTCCGCTTCGAGGTCGAAGACGGCTACGTGACCGAGATCTCCGACGACGAAGTACGAGAGCAGGTCGAAGCGGGCGCCGAGGAGGTTGGGCGGGACGCCTACAACCTCGCCGAACTCGGCATCGGCACGAACGTCGGCGTCGACGAACTCGTCGGCTCGGTGCTGCTCGACGAGAAGGCGGCGGGGACGGTTCACATCGCCATCGGCGACGACGCCGGAATCGGCGGCGACACCGTCGCGCCGCTACACCTCGACGGCATCATCCGGGAGCCGACTGTGTACGCGGACGGAGAGGAAGTGGAACTTCCGCGGTAGCGAGCGACGAAGTCGCGAGCAGGGGAGGTCGTAGACCGCCCGACGGTCGAGCGAAAATTCCCGCTTCCACTAGTCGTTCAAAATGATCACTCGACGCACCCTCGTGAAAATGGCGCTTCCGGGTTCGGCCCTGTTAGCTGGCTGTCTCGGAGTTGGATGACCGGACAGTCGATGCAAGCAGCGTATCCCCCTCTCGGACCAATTTTCCAAGATTACATACGACACAAGCCACGGTTTTGAGTTACGAGTGAAGGACGAGAGTGTACCGAGAGACGGCGTCATCGAGTTCCGCCTCGTCAACGTTACGACCGAAGAGCAGCAAGCGGGTTCTCAATACGCGTACACCTTCCAGCACCAGACTGATTCCGGGTATCGTGACCTCCTCTCCACAGATTCGACTGGCAATTCCAGCATCGTGACGACGCACGAACCGAGCGAGGGATTCTCGTGGACGTTCCCAGTCACTACCGATGGGTTCTCGCTCGATCACACGATGTGTGGCGACGTGTCCACTGGAAAATACCGGTTCGTCTACTGGGGTATCGATGACCCGGCGATCGCGGTCCGGTTCGAGATCGTCCGTTGAACGAAGAGGCTCTCTCAATCTCGAGGCCGGCATCTCGCCGCCCGTGACTGACCGACACGAGCTCTGTGTGTCTCCGGAACGGTGACAGGCTGCGAGGCGGCCACCTGTCGTCACCGCAGCTGGTACTGTTCGTACTGTCGGGTGAATTCGAGGAACTCGTCGAGCGGCCGGGTACACTCCGCCATCGTCACCACGTTCGCGTCGGCGTCGTAGTCGACGATACCGGCGTCGGCCAGCTTCGGGAGGTGCGAGTGGTGGAGGTCGGCGTGAATCTGTTCGAGCGTCTCCTCCGGGAGCGTTTCCGGGGTCTCTCTGGTCTCCCATAGAGCGACCTGTTCTGCGACTTCCGACAGCGTCGCAGGATACCGGCAGGTCTGGAGGTGATAGAGCACGTACCGACGACGCGGGTTTTCGAGCACGCGAAATACGGCGTCCAGCGGGAACGCGTCCGCGTCGTCGACGCGGACGCCGTCTGGAAATTGGTCGAACTTGTCGGTGTCCCCCTCGCCTCTGGTCGGCGGATCGTTGGGTGCGTCGTCCTCCATTTTGTGTCCCCCATCGAGCGCGACTCCCCCTGGAACCGAACTCGTCAACTGCCGCGGAACCAGTGTGGGTGGTTCCTGACGGCGACTCGTGTATATTTGAATCTCGAGTGGGGGACACCCTTAGTGTTGTCGTTGGACGACGCCGAGTGGCGTGGGCGTCGAAGCCGACGCGGCCCCCAGTCGAGAGCGTTCGTCGGCAGAAGCGCGGACTTTTAGGGCCAGATGGATTACGGCGTCGTATGAGCCAAAGCGAACGGGTCGCGGTGGTCTGTCCCTCCTGTTCACCGCAGACGGAGACTGTCCACGAGGTACTCAAACCCGGTGGACAGACGACCGTCCGCTGCACGGAGTGCGGACACACCCACAAGACGAAAATCGAAGAGGAACGCGAAATTGAACTGAGCGTCGTCGTCTCACAGGACGGCGAGTCGTTCAGCACGACCGTCGACGCCCCCGCCGAGGAGACGCTGGCCGTCGGCGAGGAGTTCATCGCTGACACGCCCGAAGCCATCATGCTCGTCCGCATCACGTCGCTTGATATTGGCGACGACCAGCGCGTCGACGAGGCTGTCGCCGAAGACGTTTCGACCGTCTGGACGCGCGTCGTCGACAACGTGAGTGTCCCCGTCACGCTCCACCCCGGCGACGGCCGCCGCGACGAGACGCGAAGTTTCAAGCTGAGCGTCCCCGGAGACTACGAGTTCGTCGTCGGCGAGACGGAGGAGTTGAACGACGAGGAGTTCGAGATAGAAGGCATCCACGTCCGCCAGAACGCGACGAACTACCGCTTCGACAAGTTCGACCGCGACGGCGACATGGTGTTCGCCAAGGACGTAAAGCGCATCTACGGTCGCGACGAGACGAGTTCGGCGTGGTCGGTGTGGTAAGGACGCGGGCGACGTGGTGAGGACGTGGGCGACGTAATAAGGAGTGGGAGACGTAGTGAGAACGGAGACAAGTGAGAGCACAGCCGAGGTACTGAGTGAGGCTGTAGTCGGCGCTGCGGACGCGGTCGAGACGGTGAGATAGTCGCGGAACAGACCCAAAGCCGACTCGATACGAGAGACTAACACGACGGAGGAGAACCCCCATGGACTTCGAAACTGCCCGTAAGCGG
This genomic stretch from Haloprofundus salilacus harbors:
- a CDS encoding HVO_0476 family zinc finger protein, which translates into the protein MSQSERVAVVCPSCSPQTETVHEVLKPGGQTTVRCTECGHTHKTKIEEEREIELSVVVSQDGESFSTTVDAPAEETLAVGEEFIADTPEAIMLVRITSLDIGDDQRVDEAVAEDVSTVWTRVVDNVSVPVTLHPGDGRRDETRSFKLSVPGDYEFVVGETEELNDEEFEIEGIHVRQNATNYRFDKFDRDGDMVFAKDVKRIYGRDETSSAWSVW
- a CDS encoding aminopeptidase — encoded protein: MTDRNSDELRAAAETALKQCLRLQPDESCAVITDDKRVPIGEALYGVASEISDDAALVRYPPGPQHGAEPPAPVAAAMRDADVFIAPTTKSLSHTRARSEACDAGARGATMPGITEEVMLAGLDADYEAIARHSLTVLEQVVDADEVRVTTPKGTDITFVPGDREWLSDTGMVHDSGQFSNLPAGEVFVSPETVDGTYVVDGTMMPYGLLDEGRELRFEVEDGYVTEISDDEVREQVEAGAEEVGRDAYNLAELGIGTNVGVDELVGSVLLDEKAAGTVHIAIGDDAGIGGDTVAPLHLDGIIREPTVYADGEEVELPR
- a CDS encoding DUF7344 domain-containing protein, which codes for MEDDAPNDPPTRGEGDTDKFDQFPDGVRVDDADAFPLDAVFRVLENPRRRYVLYHLQTCRYPATLSEVAEQVALWETRETPETLPEETLEQIHADLHHSHLPKLADAGIVDYDADANVVTMAECTRPLDEFLEFTRQYEQYQLR